In Eleutherodactylus coqui strain aEleCoq1 chromosome 4, aEleCoq1.hap1, whole genome shotgun sequence, the following are encoded in one genomic region:
- the LRRN2 gene encoding leucine-rich repeat neuronal protein 2 has product MWKINFDYPSLGCRMRLLVVKLILFWASSALAGIPAVPWKVQCPSQCLCQIRPWYTPRSAYREANTVDCNDLFVTAVPNALPAGTHTLLLQSNNIARLEQVELGYLENLTELDLSQNSFSHVRDFNARHLPNLVSLHLEENQLENLPDNSFTGLESLEELYLNHNQLNDISPRAFSGLQRLLRLHLNSNLLTRLNNQWFKEMPSLEVLMVGGNKVSSILDMNFKALSNLRSLVLAGMGLKDVSDFALEGLLNLESLSLYDNKLIRVPKEALQRVPSLKFLDLNKNPLSRIQQKDFENMAQLKELGLNSMEELVSIDELALVNLPELTKLEVTNNPKLSFIHPKAFQKLPRMETLMLNNNALSSLHRETVESLPNLQEIAMHGNPLRCDCVIRWVNATASHVRFMEPQSTLCAEPPELRRTQLRLVPFREMSDRCLPLIPVPSFSPRVRASSGQSITLHCRALAEPEPQIYWVTPSGERLGVSANWGGYKVQEEGTLEIQVVSSAHAGVYTCVAQNLVGADYKSVHLMVNQLYPTRDDPVQLHVGEVGERHLLLSWVPPLNALGCSLRWSCLTPGASVERARLPVGLNSYNVTRLLPGEECRVCLRVSVLGGRVRTACASARTRETGTGYKHRGQKALTALAFCSLLVVIGLLARYRPGGRSDPSSPWSLSGRVIYPPVIHQWNQNKKEEHFAGLNVPATPLC; this is encoded by the coding sequence ATGTGGAAAATAAATTTTGATTATCCTTCTCTTGGCTGCAGGATGAGACTTCTAGTGGTCAAATTAATCCTGTTTTGGGCATCCTCCGCTCTAGCAGGCATCCCAGCGGTGCCTTGGAAGGTGCAGTGTCCATCACAGTGTCTCTGTCAGATACGTCCCTGGTATACTCCGAGGTCAGCCTACAGAGAGGCCAATACTGTGGACTGCAATGACCTTTTTGTCACAGCTGTCCCAAATGCTTTACCAGCCGGAACTCATACGCTTCTCCTGCAGAGCAACAATATTGCACGTCTGGAGCAAGTAGAACTAGGTTACTTGGAGAACCTTACAGAACTGGACTTGTCTCAGAACAGTTTCTCCCATGTAAGAGACTTTAATGCCAGGCACCTACCAAACCTCGTAAGCCTCCACCTTGAAGAGAATCAGTTAGAAAACTTGCCTGACAACAGCTTTACTGGACTTGAGAGCCTCGAAGAATTGTACCTAAATCACAATCAATTGAATGACATATCTCCCCGAGCATTTTCTGGTCTGCAACGTTTACTTCGTCTTCATCTGAACTCAAACTTGTTGACAAGGCTGAACAACCAATGGTTTAAAGAAATGCCATCTCTTGAGGTCTTGATGGTTGGTGGAAATAAGGTTAGTTCAATTCTTGACATGAACTTTAAGGCACTTTCCAATTTACGGAGTCTTGTTCTGGCAGGTATGGGACTGAAGGATGTATCAGACTTTGCGTTAGAAGGATTACTTAACTTGGAAAGTCTTTCTTTGTATGATAACAAATTAATCAGAGTACCAAAAGAAGCTCTACAAAGGGTGCCGAGCTTGAAGTTTTTGGATTTAAACAAGAATCCACTGAGTAGAATCCAGCAAAAAGACTTTGAAAACATGGCTCAATTAAAGGAACTTGGTTTAAACAGCATGGAAGAGCTAGTATCCATTGATGAACTGGCATTAGTGAACCTGCCTGAACTGACCAAGTTAGAAGTCACAAACAATCCTAAACTTTCTTTCATCCATCCCAAGGCCTTCCAGAAACTGCCACGCATGGAAACACTAATGCTAAATAACAATGCTCTGAGCTCTTTACACAGAGAAACTGTAGAGTCACTGCCAAACTTGCAGGAAATTGCTATGCATGGAAATCCTCTGAGATGCGATTGTGTTATTCGTTGGGTCAATGCCACAGCCTCACATGTCCGCTTTATGGAACCTCAATCCACACTGTGCGCTGAGCCACCAGAATTAAGGCGCACACAGTTAAGATTGGTCCCTTTTCGTGAGATGAGTGACCGGTGTCTTCCCCTCATTCCCGTACCAAGCTTTTCGCCTCGTGTTCGGGCATCTAGTGGACAGAGCATAACCTTACACTGCCGAGCACTTGCGGAGCCAGAGCCACAAATATATTGGGTCACCCCCTCTGGAGAGAGACTAGGAGTGTCTGCAAACTGGGGTGGTTACAAAGTACAAGAGGAAGGGACACTGGAAATACAGGTGGTGTCATCGGCCCATGCTGGGGTATATACCTGTGTAGCGCAGAATCTGGTAGGAGCAGATTACAAAAGTGTCCACCTCATGGTCAACCAACTCTACCCAACTAGAGATGATCCTGTCCAACTTCACGTGGGAGAAGTAGGTGAGCGTCATTTATTGCTATCTTGGGTTCCACCACTTAACGCCCTTGGATGCAGTCTGCGTTGGAGTTGTCTAACACCTGGTGCAAGTGTTGAACGTGCAAGGCTTCCTGTTGGTCTGAATTCATATAATGTCACAAGACTACTTCCAGGAGAGGAATGCAGGGTATGCCTACGTGTCTCTGTTCTTGGGGGCAGAGTGCGAACGGCTTGTGCTAGTGCCAGGACTAGGGAGACTGGCACAGGTTACAAACATAGAGGACAAAAAGCTCTAACTGCACTAGCTTTCTGCTCATTGTTGGTAGTCATCGGGCTACTTGCCCGATATCGTCCAGGTGGCAGGTCAGACCCTTCATCACCCTGGTCTCTCTCTGGCAGAGTGATTTACCCTCCGGTTATACACCAGTGGAACCAGAACAAAAAAGAAGAGCATTTCGCGGGCCTCAACGTGCCAGCTACTCCTTTGTGCTAA